The following nucleotide sequence is from Rubrobacter radiotolerans DSM 5868.
GTCTAGCAGAGAGAAAAAGACCGGCCCGCGAAGGGACTGCTCTCGCGGACCGGTCGGACCTTCGGCTGTGTGTGCCGCCGACGGCGGCGCGGCTCGGGGCTCCCTCTTCTCTGCTAGTTCTCCTCGATGAGCCCTTCCTCGATTAGGTACTCGCGCGCCACGTCGGCCGGGTCGGCCTGCTCCAGGTCGACCTGACCGTTGAGCTCGCGCATCGTCTCGACGTCGAGGCTCGCGGTTACCTCGTTGAGGACCTCCTCGATCTCCGGGTTCTCGTCGAGAACCTCCGTGCGGACAACGGGGGCCGGGTTGTAGAACGGCCAGATGTTCTTCGGGTCGTCCATCACCACGAGCTCGTCGGAGGCGAGCTGGCCGTCGGTCGTGAAGCCGACGCCCACGTCGCCGTCGCCCTGCTGGATGCCCTGGTAGCGCAGACCGAGCTGGTTGGCGATCGTTATGTCCCCGAAGTCCATCGCCGGGTAGTTCTCCTGCAGGTTCGGGTAGCCGTCCGAGCGGTTCTGGAACTCCGAGTAGGAGACGAAGGTAAGCTCCGGCGAGACCTCGGCGAGGTCTTCGAGTGTTTCGAGGTTCCGCTCCTCGGCGACCTCCGAGCGAACGAAGATGCCGTAGGTGTTGTTGAAGTCGGCGGGCTCGAGCATCGTGTCCGCCGGGTCGCGCTCGGCGTAGAGCTCTGCTGCGGCCTCGTAGGTCGCCTCCGGGCTCTCAAGCTCGGCGAGGTTCTCCTCGCCGTAGTCGTGGATCGCCACGAGCGCCGTCCCGGTGTACTCCGGGTACATGTCTATCTCGCCGCTCTGAAGGGCCCGGTCGGCGATCTGCTCGCTCCCGAGGTTCAGGTTCCGCTCGACGTTGAACCCGGCGTTCTCAAGCGCCTCGGCGTACATGTTGCCGAGGATGTACTGCTCGGTGAAGTTCTTCGAGCCGATCGAGATCGTCGGCCCGTCACCGCCGCCCTCGCCGCCACCGCCACCACCGCCGCTGGAGCCGACGTTTCCGCAGGCCGCGGAGAAGGCGAGCATCCCGGCGACGAGCGCCGAGGCCGCAAGTACACCCTTCTTTGGTCCTGTCTCTCTCATCCGTATCCTTTCGTCCCGCTTTCGGTTGCCTTGACTTGCAGTTCTGCCGCTCTTCTCAGCGGCCGCGGCGCTGCTGGGCGATCTTGAGCCCCTTCGGCGTTACCGCGTTCTCCAGGGCGCCAAAGACGACCTCGGTGAGGATCGCCAGCACCGCCACCGCGAGGGCCCCGGTGATGAGGATGGCGTTGTCGCCCCGCGAGAAGCCCTCGACTATGAGATCCCCGAGCGCCCCGCCCCCGATAAACGTCGCGAGCGTCGCGCTCGCAACGACCTGCACCGCAGAGGTCCGGACCCCGGCGAAGATCACGGGCGCGGCTATCGGGAGCTGGATGCGGGTGAGGATCTGCCCCTCGGAGAGCCCCATGCCCCGCGCTGCGTCGACGACCTCGCTTCGGACCTCCCTGAGGCCCGTCGAGGCGTTTATGAGGATCGGCGGTATCGCAAGCGCGGTGAGCGCGATCAGGGGCGCCCAGAACCCGAAGCCCAGAAACGGAAAGACGATCGCAAGGAGCGCGAGCGACGGGACCGCCCGCCCGAGGTTCCCGAGGTTCACCGCGATCGCCGCCCCGA
It contains:
- a CDS encoding glycine betaine ABC transporter substrate-binding protein, coding for MRETGPKKGVLAASALVAGMLAFSAACGNVGSSGGGGGGGEGGGDGPTISIGSKNFTEQYILGNMYAEALENAGFNVERNLNLGSEQIADRALQSGEIDMYPEYTGTALVAIHDYGEENLAELESPEATYEAAAELYAERDPADTMLEPADFNNTYGIFVRSEVAEERNLETLEDLAEVSPELTFVSYSEFQNRSDGYPNLQENYPAMDFGDITIANQLGLRYQGIQQGDGDVGVGFTTDGQLASDELVVMDDPKNIWPFYNPAPVVRTEVLDENPEIEEVLNEVTASLDVETMRELNGQVDLEQADPADVAREYLIEEGLIEEN
- a CDS encoding ABC transporter permease, yielding MIEGIIETLSRPTFPDLLWRHVQLSVLATLLGVLISVPIALAVRNTPLGAAIAVNLGNLGRAVPSLALLAIVFPFLGFGFWAPLIALTALAIPPILINASTGLREVRSEVVDAARGMGLSEGQILTRIQLPIAAPVIFAGVRTSAVQVVASATLATFIGGGALGDLIVEGFSRGDNAILITGALAVAVLAILTEVVFGALENAVTPKGLKIAQQRRGR